Genomic window (Planococcus sp. MSAK28401):
TGAACCGCCTGTAATCACATAAACGTCCTTCATCATGAGCAATTCCCCCTGTTATCTACTATAATTAGCGTAAGCGTAATTTCCGTAAATAACACGAGACATTTACTACAATATTGTCTAATGGAGTGACATAAATGATAACAGCGAAACAAACTATCACTGAAACTTTCATCCACTTGCTTGCTGAACAGGATTTCGAGGCCGTATCGGTCAAGGACATCGTCGCCTATGCCGGCATTTCACGCTCGACGTTCTACCTGCATTTCACCGATAAATACGAATTGATGGAGGCGGTGCGCAGCCAATTGAATGGGCGGCTCCTCCAAATCTACGCCGAGCCGTCGGATGCAGAGACCATCAACTTGAAAATCTGCCGACACATCTTCCGCTACCGCTCGTTCTACCGCCAGGAATTTTCCGATGCCGGTCGCATTCATGAACTGACAAGCCGCTTTGCCAGCCAGCTCGAGCATGTCTTTGGCGACGAGGATCTCGCCGTCTTCGCAGGCTGGGGCACGATCGGCTATTTGGCGTCCTGGGTCAAGGGCGGATTTGCCATGGCGCCGCAGGAAGCGTCGGACAAGCTGATGAAAATCATTTTCGCCGATTGGACGGCGAATTTAGCGGATGCCCGGGAACGGAGCAGTTAAATTTTTTTCGCGGCGACGACAAACTTGTAAGCTGATCCACAAAACGAAAGGACTGGTAGGATGAATTTGTATCGAACCTTAGTCTTCGGAGCTTTAGCGCTTGTCACGCTTTGGCTCATCACTGATTTCTTTCCAGCTACATTGGAGGCACTCGGTGTAAGCTCTTGGCTCATCTTGGCTGCACTCGCTTGCCTCGTCATTGCCATATTCGTTACGCCGAATGGTGACGGCCCACCGCCTGAAAGAGGAAAGTATTCTAAATTGACCTTTAGCGCTATCGGATTGGGTTATCCAATTTTGCTGATGGCGCTGCTCACCTTGCTTGGCGGTGAATCGAGCACAGGTTACTCGCTTACAAGTACGCCTCTGTGGGTAACGTTGATCGTATTTTTATGGTTGAGCTATTCCGATGACAAAAAAGCATACAAGAAAAAAATGCAAGAATCCAGAGAATAGAGCGAAACCCTCCAGTACCGGAGGGTTTTTTTGTGTCACTGAATCTTCACACGGGGTAAGGGATTCAGTTCAATTCCTTTTATCTCAAACTATTTTTGTTAGACTAAAAGGAAGGCGAATATTTGCCAGCTAGGAGAGGATTTTTACGATGAAAACCTATTGGCTCATTATTGCTGTATTATTGCTGAACTTGTCTCTGTTATTGATCAACGATTATTTCCCAGGTACTCTCGCTGAGCTCGGCATTCCAACGTGGATCTTGTTTGTGGTTATCGTCTTAATGGCCATATTCAGCTGGGCAACCGTCAAGCCGCGACGCGAGAAAAAGCGCTATATGATCATCTTTCCCGCATTGATGGTCGGCGTCCCGCTATTGGTAATCACTGTCTTGACAGCGCTCGGCGGAGAATCCCAGAACAGCATTTCGCTGACAAGCCCAGTCTTATGGATCGGTGCTGCGGCGGCGTTGTGGATTTCCTGGATCGAGTATACGCGGGCATCCGAGAAAAAAGCAGAGAAAGCGTAAAGTTTCGCATGAAAAAAGGCTCTTCCACTTGGGAGAGCCTTTTTTCATGCATTTTTTTCGTCAGGTATTGGCATTATTCATTCGCCGAACCGTTCTTCTGTGAAAGCAGCGACCACACTGGTAGCGGCGAGACTGCCTTGCCCGGCTGCGATGATCAATTGCGCCGGCCCCATGGAAATATCGCCGCAGGCAAAGACGCCTTCGACATTGGTGCGCTGCATCGGGTCAGTCTCGACTCCGCCGCGTTCATTGATATAACAGCCCAAATCTTTCGCGATGGAGGTGGACTGATGCCACTCGGCTGTGACAAACCCGCCGGAACGTTCGATCGTCGTGCCGTCTTCGAATGTGATGGCGCGCAGCTTGCCGTTTTCACCGTCCAATGAGCGAATCGGTTCTTCGTAGACGAGGACGCCGTGGTGTTCAAGCGTTTTCTGTTCACTCGGCGTGATGTGTTTCTTGCCATTGGTCGCGATGATCAAATTATTCGTCCAGTTGGAGACTACTTTTGCGAGATGGCCCGCTGCTTCATTTTCCGAAATGATGACCAGCGGCTCGCTGCGCATTTCATAGCCGTCGCAGAACGGGCAACTGAACAGGCTCGTGCCGTAAAACTCTTGCACGCGCGGAATGTCCGGCAAAGTTTCCGTAAATCCGGTTGCTAGAATTACTTTTCTCGCATGGAAGACTTCCCCGCCTTCCGTTTCGATGCGGAAAGATTTCGGTTCTTTCGTGACTGCAGCGACGCGGCTAGTATCGATTTGAACATCCGGATAATGCGTGAGTTCTTGTTGCGCCAATAGCTTTAGTTCCTGTGGATTGATGCCGTCACGCGTCAAAAATCCGTGCGATTCATGCGTCACGCGGTTTCTCGGCTGATTGTCGTCGAACATAATGGTCTTTTTTAATGAGCGGCCGAGCACGAGTGCTGCGTTGAGCCCCGCCGGCCCGCCGCCGATAATCGCACAATCGAGCAGTGTTTCATGGTTTGTAGATGAATCATTCATTTCCCATCGCCTCCTTGGTGTTGTCCTGCCTGTTCCGCAATATCCACTAACAGCTGTTCCTGGAGTTCTTGTTTCATGTTCGCTTCGGCATCCCGCATGACTTTCTCGATCAGGCAGCCTTCGTGGCGGTGAAGCGTGCAGTCGAATAAATGGCTCTCGCCTTCAATCGCCTGAATCACATCGAAGAACGAGATGTCTCGCTCGCCTCTCGCCAGCCGGTAGCCCCCTTTTGCACCAGGTGTCGATTCAATCAAGCCGGCTTTCGTCAGTTTCGTCAAGATTTTCGACAAATAAGTCGGCGATAACTGCTGGGCTTTCGCCAGTTCCTGCACGCCGATCGACGCATCCCTAGGCAAGCGGATCAGCTGCACCATCGTATGCAAGGCGTAGTTCGTGGCATTTGAATATTTCATCAGGCATCCTCCTCCACTTCTTTCACAGATATTAAAGACTCTCATTGTCTGTAATTAAAACTAATTTACCACTAGCAAATGTTTCGGTCAACAAGAAATGCCTGGCTTGTGTTATTTCCTGGGGAATGAAAAGTTTCAAAGAAAATGAAACCTGCGTCCATTAGTCTGGGTATAGTAATGACAAGAACCCACAAAAGGAGAGTTGTGCGATGAATGATACCAGTTTGAATATAATAGACCTTTTAGTAACCGTTTTAGTTTACGGCCTGCCGATTGTCATAATTCTTTTCATTATTTATGTACTGCGCAAAAAGAAAAAAGGCTGAGACTGAAATGCTTCCTATTTTACCGCAAACCGAGGTGAAAACATGAAATTACCAACAGGCATTAGCGGGTTTACTGACGCCACATTCGGCGAACTTCCGAAAACCGATTGCACACCATTTAAACAACTATGCTTTACCCTTTCTTTTCATCCATCGATCCAACTCATTTCATTTACTGAACCTGGGCCATCTGCCAATTATTACTGCGCAGAAATGAACGCAAGCGGTGATGCTGTCTTGATTCTTTTGAATGCTCATTTTCCTTATCTTGCTTTCGCTTCCGGCGGCCAAGGTGAAAGCTTTGATTTTATCGACTATGCCGACTGGTCGGAGGTTTTTTCCCCTTCTTATTACGTACTCTCCGCAACTGAACTGAACGTGCCGCTTGATAGCGAGCAGCTAAACGCGCTACAGTTAAACAAAGCCGAATGGAAACAAGCGGCTTATTGGAAACCGAAGACGACAGGCCAATTGATATTCAATCATTGGGACTGACAAAACGACAAGGAGTTTGGATATTATGGCTGCTTCACAAAACAATGATCCTGAAAAAAGCTTGAAAAACGTTATGACACTCTATGGCGCCGCCTTGTTCTTAGGGCTTGCGATCTCGATTTTCGCGCACCATCTCGAAGACGTCAGCGGCTTTTTGACCTTCCTCGTGCCGGCAGCGGTGCTGTACTTTTTTGTCTTGTTCGCTTATTTCAAAAAAGGCATGTTCCGAAAAATCGCATACGGCATCATGGCAATCATCGGCCTCATCAGCCTGTTTATGATCTTCTACTTGGAAATCACCGGCGGCCATTGATCGAGACTTCCCGGCAGCGAACGTTTATGACTGTGTTATAATTCGTTTAACGAATAAGCGAATATTCAAACGAAAGGAATGAACAGCATGAACGAAAAAGTCCTTTTTGTGCTATTGGACGAATACGCGGACTGGGAAGCAGCGTCTTTGGCGGCGGCATTGAACGAAGAACCGGAAGGCGACGGCCGCAGATTCGATGTGAAGACGGTGTCGCTGACGAAAGATCCGGTGAGATCAATTGGCGGCTTTACCGTCTTGCCGGATTACGGCATTGACGATGCCCCGGAAGAATTTGCCGGATTGATCTTGATCGGCGGCAATTCCTGGCGCAAAGATGGCAGCGAACGTGTCATGGAACTGGTCGATAAAGCAATCAGCCAGCAAGCCGTGCTCGGCGCCATTTGCGATGCCTCGGTGTTTCTCGGGAAAAACGGTTTGTTAAACGATGCGCCGCATACGAGCAATCATCTGGACGATTTGCAGGAAACTTCAGGCGACCGCTACACAAATGAATCGCGCTATCTCCAACAGCAAGCCGTCCGCAGCGGCCAGCTCATTACCGCCAACGGCTCCGCGTTCCTTGAATTCGGGAAAGAAGTGCTCGAAGCGCTGAACGCCGCACCGCAGCCAGAGATCGACGAATGGTACGGGTTTTTCAAGCAAGGCTATTATGATTACAGAAAATCACAACAATAGAACGCAAAAATCCCCTTGTTCCGATGTGGAACAAGGGGATTTTCTTTGCTTATTGGTGAGTGATTGAGTAGATCAAATGGTCAACCCACTCCCCGCCTTCATACAGAAAAGCTTCCCGCACACACTCGAATTTCATACCGGCACTTTCAGCCAGCCGGACGGAAGCCTCGTTATCAAGATTAATATGCGCTTCGATCCGGTGGAAACCAAGCTGGGTGAAGGCGATTTGCAATGCTTCTGTGACCGCTTCTTTTCCGAAGCCTTGATTCCAATATTGGTTATGGATAGTGTAGCCGAGCCGTCCCCATTGAAACTCCTGGCGCGCCAATGTCGAAAAATCGACCATGCCGATGTGACGCCCGTCTTCTTTTCGGAATACGGCGAATACATGGGCCGTGTCGCTATGCGCCAGTTGCCGGTGCTTTTCCACGAGCTCCTGAAACCAGTGTTCCGTGCAAGCACTCATATCCAGTCTGCCCGGATTGTAGACATGCTTTGAGGGTGAACGGCCGTTGAAGCCTGCCAGCCATTCGGCATAATCCGCTCGTTCCAGTGGGCGAACAATTAAGTGTTTTGTTTCTGATCTTGCTTCGAACTTTTCAGTTTCTGCCACTGTATTCTCCCCTTGAATGCTCTATCATCTGATTGACATTTCCAGTTTATCACAGCCGCTTGCCAAGAACTTTCAGAAATTCCCTATTTCGCCTGCAAACGCTGGATGACTTGCTGCACTGTCGAAAACGTCAACAGGTTTTGGTCGTCGTCTTTGATGTTGACGATTTCCATGGCGGTTTTGGGGCTGATGCCGGAAATATACAATTTACTGCCCATCAATCTCAGCACATCTTGGATCATCAGGAGGTTAGTATAGAGGAAATTCTTCTCCCATAACACACCCGTAACATCGATGATGATGTGGCGTGTGCGCGTGTCGCGAACGAAATGGCTCAATTTGGAGGTCAGGACGTCAAAACGCAAATTGTTCATTTTCCCGACCAAGGCCACCGCCCCGATATTGTCGTCAATCGGCAAAATCGGCAGCATCTGCTCGTTGATCTCCTGCTCTTTTTCGTTCAATTCCATTTGTTGTTCGACTTCTTGGGTGATGTCCGTCTGAGTGCCGATGAAATACAAATGGCCGTCCATGGTGACAGGCTCGATGTTCAGGCGGTTCCAAAACGTCGTGCCGTCTTTGCGGTAATTCTCCAGCGTCACGGTGATTTTCTCGCGCTTTTCGATTGCCTGCCGGACTTTTCCGATGGTGAAACGGTCGGTGTTGTCGCCTTGCAAAAAGCGGCAGTTGTTTCCGATAATCTCGTGTTCTGTATAACCTGTCAGTTGTGCGAAGGTTTCATTATAGTAGATGATTGGATTGTCTTGCTGTTCGGGGTCTGTAACGACAGCCGCTACTTGGCTGCCATTCAGCATGGCTTCTAGCAATTCGCTTTTGATTTCTGTTTTTAAGTGGTTCATGTTCAATCTCTCCGATCTATAAGGGTTGGTTTCTGTCACGGGCAAAGTCGACATTGCTTGAGTTGGATCGGAGATGGATCAGGGTTCGATTTCTTTCAGCGCTGCGGCCAGCCGCAAGGCAAAATTCCGCGGCGGCTCCAGCGATTCCATCGTGATTTCAACCAGGTTCTGATTCGTGTGGATGCACTGGCGGAATGCAATCGGCAGCGGAATCGGGAATTTGCGCAAGGTGTCTTCAAAAGCCAGCATCTCTTCCGGCAAGATGTATACGCGGGCTTTGTTGACAGCGGCCCCGTCTTGCTGGAAATGCTCAAAGCTGATTTCCATATCCAGTTTGAAAATGAAAAAACTGGAGCCGAGGAAAATTTCCAGTTTCTTTGTTTTCGTGAAATGAAATTTTCCTTCACGGTATTCGCAATGTGCTTTTAAGGTTCTTTTGACTTCATCAGCAATCAATAACTCTTCGTTCACTTATACCGTCCTTTCGTCCTGTTCCGCGGCTCCAAGTATTTTCTATAATGTCCTATACCCGAAATTATTGCTTTTTTCCCATACAATGAAATTTTTTTCTAAGACTTTTGCACATGCCTTTTTAACAATTTTAGCTAAGTAGGACTTTGGTGCGTTTTCAGGAGGGATTTTTAATAAACGAACTGCAGTTAATGATGATGCCCTGAACTTCCCGCATCCGGTGCAGGGCCTTCTTTCAGACTGTCGAGTTCACTTTCTGACAGCTCGCCGACAATGAATTGGTATTGGGGATTGCTGATGGCATCTCCGCTCCCGGCATGCACTTCAAGAAAATGAAGCCCATCGCTCCTGAAGTTGGCTTCCATTTCATAAACGCCGCCTCCCAACTCTTGTGCTTCTTTCATCGGATACGGAATCGAGCCGTCCTGTTTAACGACTTCAAAATGAACGAAATTCGCTTCGTCCACCGGTTTTCCGTTTTGCGTTAACTTTGCTTGAAAACGCACCGTTTCACCGGGAGCGATTTCTTCCGGCACTTCCGCTGCGATCTGCAACGGCGCTTCTTGCTTATACAAATCCGCCGCGTCGTCGCGCACGGCACAAGCGCTTAACAGCAAAATGGCGGCAGCCGCCACAAGCGGCCCATAAAATTTCTTCATTTCCGTTCCTCCTTTCATGCGTTCAGCCATTTCTTCACTGCCGGCAGCCGCTGGATCACCAGTTTATCGAACAGCCAAACGATGACCATCGACAATCCCGCAAGCGGGAACAACAAACCGAGCACAATCATCAATAACAAAAAGGATTTTGTCTTGAACAACGGCGGGGCTTTTGGTGCGCCCATGCCTTTTTTCGGCTTGCGCTTCCACCACAGATAGACGCCACTCACGGCCACAAAGACAATGCCGAGGCAGATGAACAGGCTGATCAATTGATTGAGCAGGCCGAATTGCGAGCCTTTATGCAGCGTGATGCCCCACGCGACGACTTTGCCGATGACGCCGTAATTGTCGTAGCGGTAATCGGCCAGCACCGCGCCGGAATATTGGTCGATGTGCATCGTTGCCTCGTCCTGCGCTTTTGGCGGGAACACGGACAGCGTATAGACGCCTTCAGGTTCTTGCGGGATGAACACCGAGTAGGACGGATGAATGCCTTCTTGATCGGCAATCTCAACTACTTTATCGAGCGGCAGCGGGACCAGCCCCTGCACCGATGACAGCGGCACGTCCAAAGTCTCTGCCGCCCATGACACTTCTGCAATGTCCTGTGTTTCGACGTCCGATTTCGGCGCGTCGCCGATCCAGACAGACGGCGGATAGCCTTCTCCGGTATTGGTCACCATCGCCTGGAAATTAGTTCCCCAAAAGCCTGACCACGGAAGCCCGGTCATGATCAAAAACAATAACCCGGCAGACAGCCAAAATGCCGGCACTGCGTGGAGGTCTCTTCTGCGAATTTTCGGTCCTTGGCGAAGGCGCGGGAACAATACCCCGCCCGCTCCGTTCATCTTTTTCGGAAACCATAGGAACAATCCAGTAACGATGAGCACGACCGCCCAGCTCGCGGCCAGTTCAACGATGCGGTCGCCGAGTGTCCCGGCCATCAGCTCGCCGTGGATTTCTTCGATTTTGTCCATGATGCGGTCGTCGTTGTTCAATTCACCGAGCGATTCGCCGGTGTACGGATCGATGAATACTGTCATCGACATGCCATCCGCTTCGACCGTCACTTCACTCGAACGTGATTCGGTCTCACCTGGGCGATAAGCTGTAACAATGCCTGCCGGATACAGGCGATTTACTTCTGAGAGCTGCTCCGAAACCGCGACACGCTCTTCTTGCGCTTGTACTTCGTAATAGTCCGCGTACAGCACATTCTCAATTTCCGCTTTGAATAAATACACCGAACCGGTGATCGCAAGCAGCACCAAGAGCGGCGCGAACAAAACGCCCGCGTACAGGTGCCAGCGCCAGACAGATTTATAAAACTGCCCGCCTTTTGCTTGTTTCGTTTTTTCAGCTACCGGATTCTCTCTTTTTCCGTTCTCCATCTGTTCCGCCTCTTTCTTATGTATCCTGTTTTATGTATTCTTCGACTCTATTCAGTAAACGTCTAAAATTCGTTTTTAGATTAAAGCCCGGCAAAAATTATGGAATGCCGCCCCAATAAGAAGAGGGATGCGCCATCGTTCAGCGCATCCCTTTCTTCAGTGCTTCGTCCATTACCCACGATTCATACAATGACGTGCCCGTTATTCTGCTTTAACCGTATTATATACCGAATCGCTGCGACTTTTCCTCTCCCAGCCATTTCAGGAGTCCGGTTCCTCTTCCTGCCCTTTTCGTCCGATCCAATAAATTACGCCTAACAGCAAGATAAAGTTTGACACCGCGACAGCCAAATTGGCCGCCAAATCCGGAACAAAGGTTTTCAGGTCAAAGAAGATGTGCCCCCATGTAATAAGGGCTGACAGTATAATCGCGACTAAAAATGTGCGCTTCATTCTACCCCTCCCCGCTTGTTTTCTATAGTGCCTTTTGTACTTTTCTTTTCTTCAAATACGTATAAAGGGCGTGGATGCCGACCGCCAAAAGAACGCTTGCCGCTGCCGCATGATAACCCGATTTAATTGTTTGGCTAAGAGACGAAGCGCTGACTGCGGACGAGCCCAGTACACTTGCTAGGACTATGACGAGAATGATTCGGTCTTTCATATATGACCCTCCCCGATTGGAATTAAATAATTATGCATATGAATGCAAGCCTGAAATGACTAAATTAACGAAGACTTGATTAAAAATAATGGTGCCGAAGCCGATAATTGCAAGCCACGCCGTCTTTTCGCCCGTCCACTCTTTGCCGATCCGCAGGTGAAGAAATGCAGCATAGAAGAGGAAGGTAATGAGCGCCCAGACTTCTTTCGGGTCCCATCCCCAAAACCGGCTCCACGCAATTTGCGCCCAAATCATGGCGAAAAACAAGCCACCCAGCGCAAATAACGGAAAACCGATAACGACCGATCGATAGGAAATCTCATCCATCAAAGTTAAATCAACTTTGTTCGTGAAAGGCTGAAGCAATTGCGAAATTTTCTTGCGCGCAATCAGGCGAATCACTAAATACAAGATTGAACCGACAACAAAGGACCACAGTACCGAATTGAGCTTGGCTGTCTCAACGTTATTGGGAATCTCTACAAGCCCCGCATAGTGAGAGGCCGGTTCATAATTCTCGGCAGTCCCAGAAACGGCTTGCGCCTCATCCGGCACCACAATGGCTGGCAGGGCATACTCATACACCTGGCTCTGGCCTTCTTGATTTTCAAATTGATAACTGGCGCTGTAGCCGGCAATTCCAAACGCGGATGTCACGAGAATGAAGCCCACAACCACCACTAAGAAATACAGTACTAATTCCAAAAAGAATGCACTTTTGCTCTTGTTCGATGTATCTACCTTCTTCAACAAATAGATCAGTCCTGTTACAAACGATACCGATAGCACAGCACTTGCGGTAGCCACCGTAATGACATGGATCGTGAGCCAGTGGCTTTGAAGCGCCGGAATTAGCGGCGATACTTCATTGGCGAACATGCTGGCATAGGCAATAATCAATATCGCAACCGGCAGCAAGAACAAGCCGACGACCGGCTGGCGGTAAATATAGAAAAACCCTAAAAAGCTCCCAATCAGCATAATGCCGAAGAATGTCAGAAATTCATTTAAATTGCTGACCGGCGCATGGCCTGCTGCTACCCAGCGCAAAATAAAATAACCAAGCTGCGCGGCAAACCCGACAATCGTTAAGCCCATCGCAATTTTCACACCCGACTGCTTTTTCGATTTTACAGCTACTCCAAATGGGATGATGGCGATTAAAAATACAATAAATGAGAAGAACAAGAATGAACTGCTTAACGAAACCAACGCTTCTGTAGACATATAGATATTCCTCCAAATCGAATAATATCGTTCGAATATTTATTCCAATAATACCATTTTTTTCAACCTGCATAAGCGACTATTATGTGTCTATTGCTCCTCAGCATTTTTAGTGAGCAAACCAAAACTTGCTGAAAGACCTTTAATGCGTAGTTCAAGTTTCTTTTCCAAAACTACTGATATCCAGACGCGAAGACATGATATAGTCAAAAGGTCCGATGCAAAAGCCGGATATCCATTACGAGTTTAGGAGGCGTTCATTATGACAAACACAACTATCTTCATTATCCATGACTGCAAGGGGATAGCGCCGAATTGACCTGGCTCGTTCGCGTTCCCCGAAATTCGAAAGGGGAAAACTATGAAACTGACAAATGTAAGCATTACTGAAGTGAACGTTAATAACTGGTACGCCTGCTGCGAACTGGAAGTGGCCGATGAGCAGAAAAGCTATATGGAACCGAATGCGGTGTCCATCGCCCAATCCAAGTTCGAACCGAGCCTGCGCCCATATGTAATTTGTGCAGACGGGCAAACAGTGGGATTTTTGATGTTCAACTCGGTTCCTGAAGAATTGGATGGCTATTGGATCTACCGCATCATGGTCGATCAAGCATACCAAGGACAAGGAATTGGAAAAGCTGCTACGACATTAATACTCTCGGAAATGGCTGATGCCTTCGGGGCCAAAAAAGTGATCGTTGGCTATCACCCTGAAAACGCCGGAGCCCATCACTTGTATAAAAGCTTAGGCTTTGAAGATCACGGGCACCGCTTCGGTAAAGAAATGGCTGTAGTGAAGCAATTGGTTGATTAATAAAGCGCAAAAGAGGCCGGACTGGGGCATCCCAGTCCGGCCTCTTCTTTATGGATTCTGTATTTTATACAAAACATGCTTTCTTAAAGGACTGCCTTCTGTAACGCGCGGATGCTCGAATTCCACTGCTTTCTCCATGCCGATCCGCTTAATGACAGTTTCAGACGGTGTGTTAATCGTTGAAGTAAACGAGTAGATTTCTTTTTTGCCAAGCTCATCGAATGCGTATGTCAGGCAAGCTTTCGCCCCTTCTGTTGCATAGCCTTTTTTCCAAAACTGCTGGTCCAAACGCCAGCCGATTTCGGTTGCGTCTTCAATTCCGATATCGAAATTGACATCCAATAAACCGATAAAGCCGATAAAAGCCCTGT
Coding sequences:
- a CDS encoding TetR/AcrR family transcriptional regulator, with protein sequence MITAKQTITETFIHLLAEQDFEAVSVKDIVAYAGISRSTFYLHFTDKYELMEAVRSQLNGRLLQIYAEPSDAETINLKICRHIFRYRSFYRQEFSDAGRIHELTSRFASQLEHVFGDEDLAVFAGWGTIGYLASWVKGGFAMAPQEASDKLMKIIFADWTANLADARERSS
- a CDS encoding NAD(P)/FAD-dependent oxidoreductase — its product is MNDSSTNHETLLDCAIIGGGPAGLNAALVLGRSLKKTIMFDDNQPRNRVTHESHGFLTRDGINPQELKLLAQQELTHYPDVQIDTSRVAAVTKEPKSFRIETEGGEVFHARKVILATGFTETLPDIPRVQEFYGTSLFSCPFCDGYEMRSEPLVIISENEAAGHLAKVVSNWTNNLIIATNGKKHITPSEQKTLEHHGVLVYEEPIRSLDGENGKLRAITFEDGTTIERSGGFVTAEWHQSTSIAKDLGCYINERGGVETDPMQRTNVEGVFACGDISMGPAQLIIAAGQGSLAATSVVAAFTEERFGE
- a CDS encoding Rrf2 family transcriptional regulator, encoding MKYSNATNYALHTMVQLIRLPRDASIGVQELAKAQQLSPTYLSKILTKLTKAGLIESTPGAKGGYRLARGERDISFFDVIQAIEGESHLFDCTLHRHEGCLIEKVMRDAEANMKQELQEQLLVDIAEQAGQHQGGDGK
- a CDS encoding type 1 glutamine amidotransferase family protein — translated: MNEKVLFVLLDEYADWEAASLAAALNEEPEGDGRRFDVKTVSLTKDPVRSIGGFTVLPDYGIDDAPEEFAGLILIGGNSWRKDGSERVMELVDKAISQQAVLGAICDASVFLGKNGLLNDAPHTSNHLDDLQETSGDRYTNESRYLQQQAVRSGQLITANGSAFLEFGKEVLEALNAAPQPEIDEWYGFFKQGYYDYRKSQQ
- a CDS encoding GNAT family N-acetyltransferase encodes the protein MAETEKFEARSETKHLIVRPLERADYAEWLAGFNGRSPSKHVYNPGRLDMSACTEHWFQELVEKHRQLAHSDTAHVFAVFRKEDGRHIGMVDFSTLARQEFQWGRLGYTIHNQYWNQGFGKEAVTEALQIAFTQLGFHRIEAHINLDNEASVRLAESAGMKFECVREAFLYEGGEWVDHLIYSITHQ
- a CDS encoding STAS domain-containing protein — its product is MNHLKTEIKSELLEAMLNGSQVAAVVTDPEQQDNPIIYYNETFAQLTGYTEHEIIGNNCRFLQGDNTDRFTIGKVRQAIEKREKITVTLENYRKDGTTFWNRLNIEPVTMDGHLYFIGTQTDITQEVEQQMELNEKEQEINEQMLPILPIDDNIGAVALVGKMNNLRFDVLTSKLSHFVRDTRTRHIIIDVTGVLWEKNFLYTNLLMIQDVLRLMGSKLYISGISPKTAMEIVNIKDDDQNLLTFSTVQQVIQRLQAK
- a CDS encoding FixH family protein gives rise to the protein MKKFYGPLVAAAAILLLSACAVRDDAADLYKQEAPLQIAAEVPEEIAPGETVRFQAKLTQNGKPVDEANFVHFEVVKQDGSIPYPMKEAQELGGGVYEMEANFRSDGLHFLEVHAGSGDAISNPQYQFIVGELSESELDSLKEGPAPDAGSSGHHH
- a CDS encoding PepSY-associated TM helix domain-containing protein; this encodes MENGKRENPVAEKTKQAKGGQFYKSVWRWHLYAGVLFAPLLVLLAITGSVYLFKAEIENVLYADYYEVQAQEERVAVSEQLSEVNRLYPAGIVTAYRPGETESRSSEVTVEADGMSMTVFIDPYTGESLGELNNDDRIMDKIEEIHGELMAGTLGDRIVELAASWAVVLIVTGLFLWFPKKMNGAGGVLFPRLRQGPKIRRRDLHAVPAFWLSAGLLFLIMTGLPWSGFWGTNFQAMVTNTGEGYPPSVWIGDAPKSDVETQDIAEVSWAAETLDVPLSSVQGLVPLPLDKVVEIADQEGIHPSYSVFIPQEPEGVYTLSVFPPKAQDEATMHIDQYSGAVLADYRYDNYGVIGKVVAWGITLHKGSQFGLLNQLISLFICLGIVFVAVSGVYLWWKRKPKKGMGAPKAPPLFKTKSFLLLMIVLGLLFPLAGLSMVIVWLFDKLVIQRLPAVKKWLNA
- the ccsB gene encoding c-type cytochrome biogenesis protein CcsB, with the protein product MSTEALVSLSSSFLFFSFIVFLIAIIPFGVAVKSKKQSGVKIAMGLTIVGFAAQLGYFILRWVAAGHAPVSNLNEFLTFFGIMLIGSFLGFFYIYRQPVVGLFLLPVAILIIAYASMFANEVSPLIPALQSHWLTIHVITVATASAVLSVSFVTGLIYLLKKVDTSNKSKSAFFLELVLYFLVVVVGFILVTSAFGIAGYSASYQFENQEGQSQVYEYALPAIVVPDEAQAVSGTAENYEPASHYAGLVEIPNNVETAKLNSVLWSFVVGSILYLVIRLIARKKISQLLQPFTNKVDLTLMDEISYRSVVIGFPLFALGGLFFAMIWAQIAWSRFWGWDPKEVWALITFLFYAAFLHLRIGKEWTGEKTAWLAIIGFGTIIFNQVFVNLVISGLHSYA
- a CDS encoding GNAT family N-acetyltransferase; this translates as MKLTNVSITEVNVNNWYACCELEVADEQKSYMEPNAVSIAQSKFEPSLRPYVICADGQTVGFLMFNSVPEELDGYWIYRIMVDQAYQGQGIGKAATTLILSEMADAFGAKKVIVGYHPENAGAHHLYKSLGFEDHGHRFGKEMAVVKQLVD
- a CDS encoding GNAT family N-acetyltransferase, with amino-acid sequence MENGYLFESERLGFRRWKASDRAPFAALNANPDVMEFFPKTLSRTESDALIDRIETHFEEKGYGLWAVERKEDRAFIGFIGLLDVNFDIGIEDATEIGWRLDQQFWKKGYATEGAKACLTYAFDELGKKEIYSFTSTINTPSETVIKRIGMEKAVEFEHPRVTEGSPLRKHVLYKIQNP